One window of the Triticum dicoccoides isolate Atlit2015 ecotype Zavitan chromosome 3B, WEW_v2.0, whole genome shotgun sequence genome contains the following:
- the LOC119277594 gene encoding pentatricopeptide repeat-containing protein At3g46790, chloroplastic-like, which yields MFASAPAGSLHLSHPAFGARRPRLARCRSSLSSSGAAPPPANANHLIQTLCASGRLSRAAALLQGLPAPTQRTYESLLQAAARAGDAALAAAVHRRLEADPVFRSDPFLSTRLIDAYAALGALPAARQVFDEAPDKNIFVWNALLKALTLADHGDEALARLADMGRFGVPVDSYSYTHGLKACIAVSASHAPASARVREVHAHAIHRGYALHMHVATTLIDCYAKLGIVGYAENVFAAMPERNVVSWSAMIACYAKNERPADAIELFKDMLASDADLVPNSITIVSVLNACAGVNALGHGKLLHAYILRRGFDSLVSVLNALMAMYMRCGRLEVGRHIFNWIGRRRDVVSWNSLISGYGMHGFGREALQVFEEMIQIGLSPSIITFISVLGACSHAGLVDEGKKLFESMMDYGVKPRAEHYACMVDLLGRAGQLDEAVELIQSMHIEPSPQVWGALLGACRIHGHVEYAEMACSRLFDLEPRNAGNYVLLADIYSRAKLQDQVAVLKELLEEHGLEKVPGCSWMEVNKKIHSFTSVDNKNPPVEQLQFLIGEFVAQMKNEGYVPDTDIVMYDIEEEEKERILLGHSEKLAVAFGLINTRSSEVIRITKNLRLCEDCHSVTKFISKFTEREIVVKDVNRFHRFRVGICSCGDYW from the coding sequence ATGTTCGCCTCCGCTCCCGCGGGTTCGCTCCACCTCTCCCACCCGGCGTTCGGCGCCAGGCGCCCAAGGCTCGCGCGCTGCAGGTCGTCCCTGTCGTCGTCGGGCGCGGCGCCCCCGCCGGCCAACGCGAACCACCTTATCCAGACGCTCTGCGCCAGCGGCCGCCTCTCCCGCGCCGCGGCGCTCCTCCAGGGCCTCCCCGCGCCCACGCAGCGCACCTACGAGTCGctcctccaggccgccgcccgggCCGGGGACGCCGCGCTCGCCGCGGCCGTCCACCGCCGGCTCGAGGCCGACCCGGTCTTCCGCTCCGACCCGTTCCTCTCCACCCGCCTCATCGACGCATACGCCGCGCTCGGCGCGCTCCCGGCCGCGCGCCAGGTGTTCGACGAGGCGCCCGACAAGAACATCTTCGTGTGGAACGCGCTGCTCAAGGCCCTCACGCTCGCCGACCATGGCGACGAGGCGCTCGCGCGCTTGGCCGACATGGGGCGGTTCGGCGTTCCCGTCGACAGCTACAGCTACACGCACGGGCTCAAGGCGTGCATCGCTGTGTCGGCGTCGCACGCACCTGCCTCCGCCCGTGTACGCGAGGTACACGCACATGCCATCCACCGTGGCTACGCATTGCACATGCATGTCGCCACTACTCTTATTGACTGCTATGCAAAGCTTGGGATCGTCGGCTATGCTGAGAATGTGTTTGCTGCAATGCCAGAGAGGAACGTTGTTTCCTGGAGTGCCATGATTGCGTGCTATGCCAAGAATGAGAGACCAGCTGATGCCATTGAGCTGTTCAAGGATATGCTGGCTTCTGATGCAGACCTGGTGCCTAACTCAATCACAATAGTAAGCGTCTTGAATGCGTGCGCAGGAGTAAACGCGCTTGGTCATGGCAAACTATTGCATGCATATATTCTTCGGAGGGGCTTCGACTCACTTGTTTCTGTACTGAACGCATTGATGGCAATGTACATGAGATGTGGACGCCTTGAAGTTGGCCGGCATATCTTCAATTGGATAGGACGCCGGAGAGATGTTGTGTCGTGGAATTCACTTATATCAGGATATGGGATGCATGGCTTTGGCCGTGAGGCGCTtcaggtgtttgaggaaatgattcAAATTGGGTTATCACCGAGTATCATAACATTTATCAGTGTTCTTGGGGCTTGTAGCCATGCCGGACTTGTGGATGAGGGGAAGAAGTTGTTTGAGTCGATGATGGATTATGGTGTCAAACCCCGTGCAGAGCACTATGCTTGCATGGTAGACCTCCTTGGTCGTGCTGGGCAGTTGGATGAAGCAGTGGAGCTCATACAGAGCATGCACATTGAGCCAAGTCCTCAAGTGTGGGGTGCACTGCTTGGAGCTTGCCGTATTCATGGCCATGTGGAGTACGCAGAGATGGCTTGCTCTCGTCTCTTTGATCTTGAACCCAGAAATGCCGGCAACTATGTACTACTTGCTGATATTTATTCTCGAGCTAAACTGCAAGACCAAGTTGCCGTGCTAAAGGAGCTGCTTGAGGAGCATGGGCTGGAGAAGGTGCCGGGGTGCAGCTGGATGGAGGTGAACAAGAAGATACACTCTTTCACATCTGTGGACAACAAGAACCCGCCGGTTGAGCAGCTTCAATTTCTGATAGGTGAGTTTGTGGCACAGATGAAAAATGAGGGCTATGTCCCTGACACAGATATAGTCATGTATgacattgaagaagaagaaaaggaaaggatCTTGCTTGGCCACAGTGAGAAGCTGGCAGTTGCATTTGGGCTTATCAACACCCGAAGCAGTGAAGTAATCAGGATCACCAAGAACCTGAGGCTATGTGAGGACTGTCATTCAGTCACCAAGTTCATCTCCAAATTCACAGAGCGTGAAATCGTTGTGAAGGATGTGAATCGGTTTCACCGCTTCAGGGTTGGAATTTGTTCGTGTGGCGATTATTGGTGA